In a genomic window of Aggregatimonas sangjinii:
- a CDS encoding M20/M25/M40 family metallo-hydrolase: MKKMTALTLFIVLLISCNEGEKEETQAELFARLDTEIKQNSKAYSTLEEATKTIGHRLTGSENGAKAEEYTYNKFKEYGFEDVTYQIFEVEAWARGTVSLEVNGRDTKVVTLGHSPVKAEVAGEIVDMGNGLEADYQAKPDAVKDKISLVYIGILPESDAGLSNLHRSEKTALAIKYGAKGIIIINQVDNGVLLTGTASVTGELIPIPAVCIGKEDGMALKASLQTETATATIKMTNKSDMIKARNVIATLKGSELPDEEIIIGGHLDSWDLATGAIDNGIGSFAVLDIARAFKANELRPKRTVKFVMFMGEEQGLLGSKYLVEQTIASGTIDNIKYMMNLDMSGNPIGMNAGGQLDNADFFTELGAAIQEQDTIYKNDFSNRSGLHSDHQPFMLEGVPILSVHSNLDRSIYGCYHSDCDDFNLVDKNHITNTARFGTMMLYALANAEKLPATKMDSETTKEFMIKNDLKEKLIIGNDWKWEE; the protein is encoded by the coding sequence ATGAAAAAAATGACCGCTTTGACCCTGTTCATAGTACTACTAATCTCGTGTAACGAAGGTGAAAAAGAAGAAACCCAAGCCGAACTTTTCGCCAGGCTGGATACGGAAATCAAACAAAACTCCAAAGCCTATAGTACGCTGGAAGAAGCGACCAAAACCATTGGCCATCGGCTGACCGGTTCGGAAAATGGCGCGAAGGCCGAAGAATATACCTATAACAAGTTTAAAGAATACGGTTTTGAGGATGTAACATATCAAATTTTCGAGGTAGAGGCATGGGCACGAGGAACTGTTTCACTTGAAGTAAATGGGAGGGATACGAAAGTCGTTACCTTGGGCCACTCGCCGGTCAAAGCCGAGGTTGCAGGGGAAATCGTAGATATGGGGAATGGCTTGGAGGCTGATTATCAGGCCAAGCCAGATGCCGTAAAGGATAAAATTTCGCTCGTTTATATCGGTATCCTCCCAGAAAGCGACGCAGGGCTGAGCAATTTGCACCGTAGCGAAAAAACGGCACTGGCCATTAAATATGGGGCCAAGGGAATAATCATCATCAATCAGGTCGATAATGGGGTGTTATTAACCGGAACGGCCTCGGTGACAGGGGAATTGATTCCCATTCCAGCGGTCTGTATCGGTAAAGAGGATGGAATGGCACTCAAAGCGTCCCTACAAACGGAAACTGCAACCGCCACCATCAAAATGACCAATAAGAGCGACATGATCAAGGCGAGAAATGTCATCGCTACGCTCAAAGGAAGTGAACTACCCGATGAAGAAATCATAATCGGCGGGCATCTCGATTCTTGGGATTTGGCAACAGGCGCCATCGACAACGGTATCGGCTCGTTTGCGGTCTTGGATATTGCACGGGCCTTTAAGGCAAACGAGCTACGACCTAAGAGAACCGTCAAATTCGTGATGTTCATGGGAGAGGAGCAGGGTTTGCTAGGCTCCAAATATCTGGTGGAACAAACGATAGCATCCGGTACAATCGATAACATCAAGTATATGATGAACCTTGATATGTCGGGCAATCCCATCGGTATGAACGCTGGAGGACAACTCGACAATGCCGATTTTTTCACGGAATTAGGGGCAGCGATTCAAGAGCAGGATACGATTTACAAAAACGATTTTTCAAACCGCTCGGGACTGCACAGCGATCATCAGCCCTTCATGCTCGAAGGCGTTCCCATTTTGTCGGTACACAGTAATCTCGACCGCTCCATTTACGGATGCTATCATTCCGATTGCGATGATTTCAATCTGGTCGACAAAAATCATATCACGAATACGGCGCGATTCGGTACGATGATGCTTTACGCTTTGGCCAACGCCGAGAAACTCCCCGCCACGAAGATGGACAGTGAGACCACAAAAGAATTTATGATAAAGAACGATTTAAAGGAAAAACTGATTATCGGGAACGATTGGAAATGGGAGGAATAG
- a CDS encoding VPS10 domain-containing protein — protein sequence MKKMLFIFSLTFPLFFFAQLNATAATQVKAALEQKKAMHENSLVKNIPLKNIGPTVMSGRVVDVDVNPQNPTEFYVGYASGGLWYTNNNGTSFTPVLDNSQTQNVGDIAVDWSKGTIWVGTGENNASRSSYAGIGILKSTDKGETWQHMGLTDSHHIGRIIINPENPDEVVVGVTGHLYTPNEERGIFKTTDGGQTWQKTLFISDSVGIIDVATAPYNFNVLYAASWQKDRKAWDFQGNGNGSAIYKSTDGGTSWNKISTPESGFPTGDGVGRIGLAVFNDQTVYAVHDSQFRREKSKEDYKKSDGLTKDDFKSMSKDAFLRLEDKQLNDYLKTNGFQEKYRADNVKQLVRSGTAQPADLAKYLEDANSMLFDTPVVGAEVYRSDDGGLTWKKQNEEYIDDLFYSYGYYFAQIRVDPSNIDRIYLAGVPIIKSNDAGKTFSNINGENVHADHHALWINPKMPGHLINGNDGGINISYDDGKNWIKNNSPQVGQFYAINVDNQEPYHVYGGLQDNGVWAGPHNSEEDSGWHQSGDYPWKRLMGGDGMQVQIDSRNHNIVYTGFQFGNYFRINKENKARKAIQPKHELGETPYRFNWQTPILLSPHNQDILYLGGNKLHRSMNQGEDWETISDDLTQGGKPGNVAYGTLTTLSESPFQFGLLYTGSDDGLVKVTQNAGGSWNTISNSLPQNLWVSRVAASKHKKERVYATLNGYRNDDFTPYVYVSEDYGTTWKPISDGLPASPVNVIDEDPENENLLFLGTDNGLYVSFDRGDSWEVFQNGMPNVAVHDLVIQPEAKHLLVGTHGRSIYKADISHLQSLTSDILSKELHVFQPENMKHSERWGNSWSSWGKPQTPGLDIVLYSSTPTNFKAKIYTVDGIIVSETEIQGDKGLNILSYDMAFSKLGKAAYLKKKKVELKEAKNGKTYLPKGKYVVEIDGDGTEEEVEFEIE from the coding sequence ATGAAAAAAATGTTATTTATATTCTCCCTTACCTTTCCCCTTTTCTTTTTCGCACAATTGAATGCTACCGCGGCAACTCAAGTGAAAGCAGCGCTTGAACAGAAGAAAGCGATGCATGAAAATTCCCTGGTTAAGAATATCCCGCTTAAAAATATTGGCCCGACGGTCATGAGCGGTCGCGTGGTAGATGTTGACGTAAATCCTCAAAATCCAACGGAATTCTATGTAGGTTATGCATCAGGTGGCCTATGGTACACCAATAATAATGGCACTTCTTTTACGCCCGTATTGGATAATTCGCAAACGCAGAATGTCGGTGATATCGCTGTAGACTGGTCGAAAGGCACTATATGGGTAGGGACTGGCGAGAACAATGCCTCGCGCTCGTCCTATGCCGGTATTGGCATCTTGAAGTCTACGGATAAAGGGGAAACCTGGCAGCATATGGGGCTTACCGATTCACATCATATCGGACGGATTATCATCAATCCCGAAAATCCGGACGAAGTGGTCGTCGGCGTAACGGGGCATTTGTATACGCCCAACGAGGAACGTGGCATCTTTAAAACGACGGATGGGGGTCAAACATGGCAGAAAACCCTTTTTATAAGCGATTCAGTGGGAATTATCGATGTCGCAACCGCACCCTATAATTTTAATGTGCTCTACGCCGCTTCTTGGCAGAAAGATAGAAAAGCATGGGATTTTCAAGGCAATGGCAACGGCTCGGCTATCTACAAGAGTACCGATGGAGGCACCAGCTGGAACAAAATTTCCACTCCTGAAAGTGGTTTTCCCACAGGGGATGGTGTAGGTCGTATTGGCCTTGCGGTCTTCAACGACCAAACGGTCTATGCAGTGCACGACAGCCAATTCAGACGTGAAAAATCAAAGGAAGATTATAAGAAATCAGACGGACTCACCAAAGATGACTTCAAGTCGATGTCGAAAGATGCTTTCCTAAGACTCGAGGACAAGCAACTGAACGACTATCTTAAAACCAACGGATTTCAAGAAAAGTACAGAGCCGATAACGTGAAACAACTCGTACGCAGCGGTACGGCGCAACCCGCCGATTTGGCGAAATACCTCGAAGATGCCAATTCGATGTTGTTCGACACTCCGGTGGTGGGTGCCGAAGTATATCGTAGCGACGACGGTGGCCTTACATGGAAAAAACAGAACGAAGAGTATATAGACGACCTTTTTTACAGCTACGGTTACTATTTTGCCCAAATTCGGGTCGATCCGTCAAATATCGATAGGATCTACCTTGCGGGAGTTCCTATCATCAAATCTAACGATGCTGGAAAAACCTTCTCCAATATTAATGGCGAAAATGTACATGCCGATCATCATGCCCTATGGATCAATCCGAAAATGCCAGGGCATCTCATCAATGGAAACGACGGGGGCATCAATATATCGTACGACGATGGGAAAAATTGGATCAAGAATAACTCCCCGCAAGTGGGGCAATTCTACGCTATCAACGTAGACAATCAAGAACCCTATCATGTATACGGCGGTTTGCAGGACAACGGCGTATGGGCCGGGCCGCATAACTCTGAGGAAGATAGTGGTTGGCACCAGTCTGGAGACTATCCTTGGAAAAGGTTGATGGGCGGCGACGGCATGCAAGTTCAGATTGACAGTCGTAACCACAATATCGTTTACACCGGCTTTCAATTTGGGAACTATTTTCGGATAAACAAGGAAAACAAGGCGCGTAAGGCCATTCAGCCCAAGCATGAATTGGGTGAAACGCCCTATCGCTTTAATTGGCAGACACCGATTCTACTCTCGCCCCACAATCAGGATATCCTGTATTTGGGTGGAAATAAATTGCACCGATCAATGAACCAAGGCGAAGATTGGGAGACGATTTCTGATGATCTTACCCAAGGTGGAAAACCGGGGAATGTTGCCTACGGCACCTTAACGACCCTATCCGAATCCCCTTTTCAATTCGGATTGCTCTATACGGGAAGTGACGACGGTTTGGTAAAAGTCACGCAGAACGCGGGCGGAAGCTGGAATACCATTTCAAACTCCTTACCTCAAAATTTGTGGGTAAGTCGCGTTGCAGCTTCCAAACACAAGAAAGAACGTGTGTATGCGACGCTGAATGGGTATCGCAACGATGATTTTACACCCTATGTATATGTAAGCGAAGATTACGGCACTACTTGGAAACCCATTTCCGATGGGCTTCCCGCATCACCCGTTAATGTCATTGATGAAGACCCCGAAAATGAAAACCTGCTTTTTCTGGGAACCGATAACGGACTCTATGTTTCCTTTGACCGCGGCGATTCTTGGGAAGTCTTTCAAAACGGAATGCCCAATGTAGCCGTTCACGATTTGGTGATTCAACCAGAGGCCAAGCACCTCTTAGTGGGTACCCACGGGCGCAGTATCTACAAGGCCGATATTTCACATCTCCAAAGCCTGACCTCGGATATATTAAGCAAAGAACTACACGTATTCCAACCCGAAAATATGAAGCATTCGGAGCGTTGGGGTAATTCTTGGAGCTCATGGGGAAAGCCGCAGACCCCAGGGTTAGATATTGTTTTATACAGTTCGACGCCAACTAACTTTAAAGCAAAAATCTATACAGTGGATGGCATTATCGTTAGCGAAACGGAAATACAGGGCGACAAGGGCCTCAATATCCTATCGTATGACATGGCATTTTCAAAATTAGGGAAAGCGGCCTATTTGAAAAAGAAAAAAGTCGAGTTGAAGGAAGCTAAAAATGGAAAGACCTATCTGCCAAAGGGTAAGTATGTAGTTGAAATCGATGGGGATGGAACCGAGGAGGAAGTCGAGTTTGAAATTGAATAA
- a CDS encoding peptidylprolyl isomerase, whose translation MKNYLFLLLVLVLLGCNAQETFEIGEIKTPKGDILVWLSDKTPKHKNSFIQLAREGYWDSLTFNRVIPDFVVQGGCPDTPEGFNDPEYLLEPEFDSELLHEYGALGAGRDGNPQKLSARCQFYVIQNKEGEHRLDGDYTVFGKVIKGMDVIDAIVQVERDSIDQPLTPITLDVNIIHKTKEELGALGYNPN comes from the coding sequence ATGAAAAATTATCTATTCTTGCTGTTGGTTTTAGTCCTTTTGGGCTGTAATGCCCAAGAAACTTTCGAAATCGGGGAAATCAAAACCCCTAAAGGGGATATTTTGGTCTGGTTGAGTGATAAAACGCCCAAACACAAAAATAGTTTTATTCAATTGGCGCGAGAAGGTTATTGGGATTCGCTTACTTTTAACCGGGTCATTCCTGATTTTGTAGTGCAAGGCGGTTGCCCGGACACCCCGGAAGGATTTAACGATCCCGAATACCTCTTGGAACCTGAATTCGATTCCGAATTGCTACATGAATACGGAGCCCTCGGTGCGGGCAGGGATGGGAATCCGCAGAAATTATCGGCCCGTTGTCAATTCTACGTCATTCAAAATAAGGAGGGCGAGCATCGACTGGACGGAGACTATACTGTCTTTGGAAAGGTAATCAAGGGAATGGATGTCATTGATGCCATTGTTCAAGTTGAACGCGATTCCATTGATCAGCCGCTCACACCGATTACTTTGGATGTAAATATCATCCATAAAACCAAAGAGGAGCTTGGGGCTCTGGGGTATAACCCGAATTGA
- a CDS encoding GyrI-like domain-containing protein: MFLRIEKLPEKLMVGKSVRMSLIENKTAEVWLYFMRNRSRLNNTVGSDLYSIQVYDQLNYFEHFNPHTKFLKWAAIEVESIGNIPDDFKAFTLDPGLYAVFLHKGLASEFQKTVQYIFGQWLPQSSYELDDRPHFELLGGKYKNNDPNSEEEVWIPIRDLNRTAKI, from the coding sequence ATGTTCCTAAGAATAGAGAAGCTTCCGGAAAAATTAATGGTCGGTAAATCCGTTCGTATGTCCTTGATTGAAAATAAGACCGCGGAGGTATGGCTCTATTTTATGCGTAACCGGTCAAGACTTAACAATACTGTGGGTAGCGATCTGTATTCGATTCAAGTGTATGATCAACTGAATTATTTTGAACACTTCAATCCGCATACTAAATTCTTAAAGTGGGCGGCTATAGAAGTTGAAAGCATAGGTAATATACCGGATGATTTTAAGGCCTTCACCCTAGACCCTGGGCTGTATGCCGTTTTTTTACATAAAGGCCTCGCGAGTGAATTTCAGAAAACGGTTCAATACATTTTTGGCCAGTGGTTGCCCCAATCTTCTTACGAATTAGACGACCGACCACACTTTGAGCTTTTGGGTGGGAAATACAAAAACAATGACCCCAACTCCGAGGAGGAGGTTTGGATACCGATAAGAGACCTAAATAGAACAGCTAAAATTTGA